The genomic segment AAGACGAGCGCGGCGATCAAGCTGAAGACCCTGCTCGGGCAGAAGTACCTGGCGCTCGACCCCATCGGCGACGAGGTGCTCGACCCCGGCGTGGCCATCCCGCGCGAGCGCACCGCCTCGCCGTACGACGTGCTGGACGCCTTCCGCGGCCTGTCCGAAACCGTCGACGAGATCGACACCACCCAGCTGGCGAAGAGCTTCGACGTGCTGTCGGACACCTTCTCCGACACCCCGGACGACGTGAAGGGCGCGCTCTCCGGGCTCTCGGAGCTGTCCGACACCATCGCCAAGCGCGACGACCAGCTCGCGCAGCTGCTGGCCAACACCAAGCAGGTCAGCCAGACCCTGGTCGACCGCGACGCCGAGGTGACCAAGCTGATCGCCGACGGCAACCTGCTGCTCGACGAGGTCGCCAAGCGCAAGGAGGCGATCAGCTCGCTGCTCGAGGGCACCAAGACCCTGTCGAGGGAGCTGCGCGGGCTGATCGAGGACAACGACGCGCAGCTGGACCCGGTGCTCACCCAGCTCGACCAGCTCACCTCGATGCTCGAGCGCAACCAGGACTCACTGGAAGCGGGCCTGCGCGAGTTCGCCCCGTTCATCCGGGTGTTCACCAACACCATCGGCAACGGCCGCTGGTTCGACAACTACATCTGCGGCCTGCTGCTGCCGTCCGTCGGCCCGATCAACGAAGACGGGTGCAACGCGAAATGACCGATACCCGCTTCGGAATGAACGTGGCCCGCTGGCTCAGCGTGGCCTGCGTGCTGGCGCTGCTGGTGGCAGGCGGCCTGTGGTGGACCCTGAAGGACCCGGGCCGCAAGCACCTGACCGCGTGGTTCCCCACCGCGATCGGCCTGTACGAGGGCAACAGCGTGCGCATGCTCGGCGTGCCGATGGGCACGGTGGAGAAGGTCGAGCCGCTCGGCGACCGGGTGCGCGTGACCATGGAGTACGACCGCGCGGTCGCCGTGCCCGCCGAGGCGCAGGCGGTGATCGTGGCGCCGTCGCTGGTCAGCGACCGCTACGTGCAGCTGACCCCGGCGCACACCGGCGGCCCGGTGATCGAGGAGGGCGCGACCATCCCGCTCGAGCGCACCGCGGTGCCGCTCGAGGTGGACGACCTCTACGCCAGCCTCAGCCAGGTCAGCCAGTCGCTCGGGCCGAACGGGGTGAACAAGGACGGCTCGCTGTCGACCCTGCTGACCACGCTCGCCGAGAACTTCGACGGCAACGGCAAGGCGCTGCACGACACGATCACCCGGCTCGGCCAGGCCTCCGGCACGCTGGCGGGCAACAAGGATGACCTGTTCGCCACCGTGCGCAACCTGGGCGACTTCTCCACCACGCTGGCCAACAGCGACGGGCAGATCCGCGACTTCGAGCGCCAGCTCGCCGACGTCACCGGCTTCCTGGCCGACGAGCGCGGCAACCTGGCCGAGACGGTCCAGCAGCTCGGCCCGACGCTGGAGCAGGTGCAGGCCTTCGTGGAGAAGAACCGCGACAAGCTCAAGTCCAATGTGGACAAACTGGCCAGCATCACCAGGACGCTGGTGGACCAGCGCGGCTCGCTGGCCGAGATCCTGGACGTGGCGCCGGTCGGCCTCGGCAACCTGGTCAACACCTACAACGCCTCGTCCGGCACGCTCGACGCCAGGGCCAACCTGAACGAGCTGACCCAGCCGCCGGTGCTGATGGTGTGCAACCTGCTCAAGCAGACGCCGGACCAGCTCGACCTGGTCGGGGACCTGTGCAAGGGTCTGCAGCCGGTGCTCGACGGCGCGCTGCCGCTGCCGTCGGTGGCGCAGGTGGTGGCCGCGGCCAAGAAGGGCGAGGCACCGCCACTGCCCCTGCCGCTGGTCGACGTGATGTCGGGAGGTGCCCAGTGAAGCGGACCGCGTTCGCCGCGCTCGGGGCCGTCGCCGCGGTGACCCTCTCCGGCTGCGGGTTCACCGGCATCTACGACATCCCGCTGCCCGGTGGCGCCGACCTCGGCGACCACCCGTACACCGTCAAGGTGCAGTTCCGCGACGTGCTCGACCTGATCCCGCAGGCCGGGGTCAAGGTCAACGAGGTGCCGGTCGGCCGGGTGGAGGGCATCGCGCTCTCGCCGGACGGCTGGACCGCCGAGGTCAGCCTCCTGGTCAACGGGAACGTGGAGCTGCCGTCCAACGCGCTGGCGAACCTGCGGCAGTCGAGCCTGCTCGGCGAGAAGTACGTCGAGCTGAGCCCGCCCGCCGAGGCCAAGGCCGGCGAGCGCCTCGCCGACGGCATGCTCATCCCGATCGAGCGGACGAACCGCAACGTCGAGGTCGAAGAGGTGCTCGGCGCGCTGTCGATGCTGCTCAACGGCGGTGGCGTGGAGCAGCTCAACACCATCACCAAGGAGCTGAACGCGGCCACCGAGGGCCGCGCGCCGGACCTGAAGAACCTGCTCAACAACGCCAACGACCTGGTCACCAGCCTGGACGAGCAGTCGGGGAACATCACCCGGGCGCTGGACGGGCTGAACCGCCTGTCGTCCACGCTGAACGGGCAGCGCGACCAGATCGCCGGCGCGCTGGACAACCTCGGACCGGGGCTCAAGACGCTGGAGGAGCAGCGCGGGCAGCTGGTCACCATGCTGCAGGCGCTCAACGACCTCTCCGCGGTCGCCACCGACACGGTGAACAAGAGCCAGGAAGACCTGGTGGCCAACCTCAAGGCGCTGCAGCCGACGCTGCAGAAGCTCGGTGAGGCCGGGTCCGACCTGCCGAAGGCGCTCGAACTGCTGCTGACCTTCCCGTTCAGCGACGCGGCCGTGGACGGCGTCAAGGGCGACTACTTCAACCTCTACGCCAAGATCGACCTCAACCTGAACGAGATTCTGGCGAACCTGGGCCGCAGCAGGCAGAACCCGTTGCAGGACATCCTGCCCGAGGACCTCGGCCTGACCGGCGGGCGCGAAGGGGTCGACCCGAACGCGCCCCCGCTGCTGCCGTTGCCCACGTCCACGCCGATCGTCGGGGGCGGCGTGCCCAGCGCGCCGACCGGCGGTCAGGCACCGGCGCCGCAGCAGAGCGGCATCGGCGGCATCTTCGACGTGCTCTCAGGAGGTGCCGGCTGATGTTGGTGCGCAAGACGAAGCTCCAGCTGGTGGCCTTCGTGGTGATCGCGGTGCTGTCCATCGTGTACGCGTTGTTCCGGTTCACCGACGTGGGCAAGGTCTTCGGCCAGGGCGGCTACACGGTCCACCTGCAGCTGAACGCCAGCGGCGGCATCTTCTCCAACGCCGAGGTGACCTACCGCGGGTACAACGTGGGCCGCGTCGGGCAGCTGTCGCTGACCGAGCGCGGGCTGCAGGCCGACCTGGACATCGACCCCGACATGCCGCAGATCCCGTCGGACCTGCAGGCGCTGGTGATCAACCGGTCGGCGGTCGGCGAGCAGTTCGTCGACCTGCGGCCGAAGCACGAGGACGGGCCGTTCCTGGAGCAGGGCTCGGTGATCCCGGCCGACCGGGCCGTCACCCCGGTACCCACCGACCAGGTGCTCGGCGACCTCGACAGCCTGGCCGCCTCGGTGCCCACCGACGCGCTGCGCACCGTGGTCGACGAGTCCTACGACGCCTTCACCGGCACGGGTGACGACCTCCAGGTGCTGATGGACACCGCCCGCGACTTCACCAGGGCCGCCCAGGAGAACCTGCCGGAGACGGTCAACCTGCTCGAGCAGGGCGGGAAGGTGCTGGAGACGCAGAACGACCTGTCCGGCTCGTTCGCCTCGTTCAGCGGCGACCTGAACAAGCTGTCGGAGACGCTGAAGAACTCCGACGGCGACCTCCGCAAGCTGATCGGCGTCACCCCGCAGGTGGCGCAGCAGATCAGCGAGGTGGTCCAGGAAACCGGCCCCGGCCTCGGCGCGGTGGTGGCGAACCTGCTCACCACGTCGAACCTGCTGGTCACCCGGCTGGACGGGCTGGAGCAGGGGCTGGTGACCTACCCGCTGCTCTCGGTCGGCGCGCAGACGGTGGCGCCGGACGACGGCACCGCGCACCTCGGGCTGGCGCTCAACCTGTTCGACCCGCCGTCGTGCACCAAGGGCTACCGCGGCGTCGACGAGTTCCGCACCGGCAACCGCCCGGAGGACCTCACCCCGCGGCAGGCGAAGACCGATGCGTACTGTGCGGAACCCAAGGGCAGCCCGATCAACGTCCGCGGTTCGCAGAACGCGCCGTACAACGGGGTGCCGGTCATCCCGACCGACGAGGAGCTCAAGGCCAACGCCAACCGCTCCGAGGAGGAGCTGGCCGCCCTGCGCGGGGTGCCGGGCATCGCGGGCAGCCCCGGGCTGAGCCTGACCAGCCTGCCTTCGCTGTTCGGCCTGCCCGGCTGAGAGAAGTCTGGAGAGCTATGGATTCGGAGAAGGACCCGGTGGCCGACGAGGCCGTGGTGAAAACCGCGCCCCGGCCACGGGACCGCACGCGCCCGCTGCTGCTCGGCGCGGCCGCGCTGGCCACCGCGGCCTTCCTCGCCGCGGCGATCTTCGGCATCCAGTGGTGGGTCTCGGCCACCGGCGACGACGCCGAACTGGCCCAGGCGCGCGACGAGGTGCTGGTGGCGGGCACGGCGGCGGTGAAGGCGTTCACCGAGTTCGACTACAACAACCTCGACCAGTACTTCCAGAAGCAGCAGGAGCTGTCCACCGGGGCGATCCAGGAGCAGGCCCGCAACTCCGAGGGCAAGTTCCGCGAGGCGATCGGCCAGGCGCAGACGGTGGTGGTGACCACCGTGCAGGACATCGCGGTGGAGGAGCTGAACGAGCACGAGGGCAAGGCGACCTGCCTGGTGGCGCTGTCCACGGACGTGACGAAGGGCGCCGAGAAGGGCGTCAAGTCGCTGCGCGTGGAGATCGAGATGACCAGGGTCGGGGACGAGTGGAAGCTGTCGAGCATCGGCAACGTCCCCGTCGTCGGCGCTGGACAGCAGTGAGGAGCTTCTTCTGATGGCCAACCGTCGCCAGCCGCCCCGCCCCGGCAGCACCCCGGTGCGGCGGCCCAAGGTGGCCGGCATCCGCAGGCCCGGCGCGGAGTCCGAGCCCCAGACGCCGAGCCGTCCGAGCCCGAAGCCGCGCCCGGAGCCCGAGGTCGTGGAGGCTCCTTCTTCGGCTGCGGCTGCGGAGCCGGTGGTCGAGGAGGAGGCCGTCGTCGAGCCGGTCTCGGAACCGGTCTCGGAGCCGGTCGAGCCCGATGCCCCGGTCGTGAAGGCGAAGCCGAGCCCACGTCCGAAGGCGCGGGACACCGGCGTGCCGAAGCCGACCTCGGAAGCCGAGGCCGAAGAGGTCCCCGAGCCCGCGTTCACCCAGGTGGTCTTCGACCAGCCGAAGCGGCCGAGCCGGTTGCTGCTGCCGTTGCTGCTGGTGGCCGCCGTGGCGTTCGCCGGGCTGGCGGTGTGGTTCAAGATCGAGGAAAGCGAAGTCTCCGCGGCGACGGACAACACCGCGCTGCTGGACGTGGCGAAGACCGCGCAGGTGAAGCAGGCCGTGACCAGTGCCGCCGAGGCGCTGTTCTCCTACGACTTCAACGACATCGCGAAGACCGAGAACGCGGCCAACGAGCTGCTGGTCAACGACGAGGTGCGGCAGAAGTACAACGGCTTCATGGGCGAGGTGAAGCGGCTCGCGCCGGAGCAGAAGATGGTGGTGACCATGAAGGTCACGCGCAGCGCCGTGGTGCTGATCGACGGCGACCGGGCCAAGGTGATGGTCTCCGCCGACCAGACCTCCACGCGCACCGCCCAGAACCAGACCTCCGCCGGCGGCGCCCAGATGTGGTTCACCACCGAACTGCGCGACGGCAAGTGGAAGATCACCGACCTGAACACCTACTCCGGCGGCCAACCAGCCCAGCCCACCACCCCACCCCCCGCCCCCACCGCCCCACCCACCAACTAACCCCCACACCCGAACCCCACGCTCACGCACCCGAGCCCCACACTCACGCACCCGAACCTCACGTTCGGGAAGCCGAGCCCCACACTCACGCACCCGAGCCCCACACTCACGCACCCCAACCTCACGTTCGGGAAGCCGAGTTCCACACTCGGGCACCCGAACCCCACGTTCGTGCAGCCGAACCCCACGTTCAGGCGCCCGAGTGCCACGTTCAGGCACCTGAACCCCACGTTCGGGAAGCCGAGTTCCACATTCGGGCACCCGAACTCCACGTTCGGGAAGCCGAACCGCACATTCAGGCGCCTGAGTTCCACATTCGGGCACCGAACCCACGTCGGGAAGCCGAGGTTCCACACTCGGGGGTATCCGAGTCCCACGTTCGGCGGCGAGTTCCACATTCGGGCACCCGAGCGCCACGTTTGGGCGGCGAGCTCCACACTCGGGCACCCGAGCGCCACGTTTGGGCGGCGAGTTCGACACTCGTGCAGCCGAGTTCGGCGCCTGGACGGGCGAACGCCTCATCGGGCTGCCGAACCCCACGTTCGGGTAGGTGTATCCCACGTTCAGGGAGCCGAGTCCCACATTCAGGGGCTTCCTGGAGCGGCTGAGGCCGCCCTGGTGCCTGGAGCCGCGCCAGGGCGGCGAGTCCCACACTCGGGCCGGGCACCTGAACGTGGGGTTCGGGCGCCTGAACGTACGACTCGGCTGCCCGAGTGTGGGGTTCGGCTTCCGGAACGTGGGGTTCGGGTGCCTGAGTGTGTAGTTCGGGCGCGTGGGTGTGGGGTTCGGGGGTATAGGGCGTGGCGGGCCGCGTGGGGGCGTGGGGGCCACGGTGGGGGCCTGGGGGTTTGGGTGGGTGGGCTCGGGAGCCTCCGTGGTCACAGGAGTCCCGCGCCGGATGGGCGTCACGAAAGCCACATCCGGGACGTCAGACGTCCCGAAAGCCACATTCGTGACACCGCTAAAGGCCTGGTGGGAGCCCGCTCGGGGGCACCGGTACGCTTGTGACTCTGTGCACAAGGGCGCTGCACGCTCCGCCATCCGGCGGAAAAACCCGCCCTGAACCTGCGGTTTGGCGACCAGGCGGGAGTGGCATCTTGACTCGCGGTCTCCGGCGGGTCACGCTTACTCCCAACGGCCCGCCTCGTGCGGGAGGGCAGGGCCGAAGACACCGGGAAACCGGCGTCGTGGAAGGCAGGCGCATGAGGCTGGGCCCCCGTCGGGCGTGCCCCCTCGACAAGCGCGGCCTTCGGGGCTAGACTGCTTCTTTGCGCTGCCCTCTTTCAGGCTGCCCGAAGCAGGCAGCTAGGATGGTCGGCACCACCGCACCCTTGACAGCACGTGTTACGCCCTGCTAGCGCGTCTGTCAGCCGCTCATTGTCCCTGGAAGGACGCATCTTGGCAGTCTCTCCCGCGAACCAGGCCACTGCTGCGACCACCTCGGCTGTATCTGCTTCGGAGTCTTCAGAGCTCGCGACCATCCCCGGCGCCCCCAAGCGGGTGTCGTTCGCGAAGATTCGCGAGCCGCTGAGTACTCCGAACCTGCTGGACGTGCAGATCCGGTCATTCGAATGGTTCACCGGCGACGAGGCGTGGTTCGAACGCCGCGTCGAGGAAGGCGAAGAGAACCCGGTCGGCGGTCTGGAGGAGGTCCTCAACGAGATCTCCCCGATCGAAGACTTCTCCGGCTCCATGTCCCTCTCCTTCTCCGACCCGCGCTTCGACGAGGTCAAGGCCTCCGTCGAGGAGTGCAAGGACAAGGACATGACGTACGCGGCGCCGCTGTTCGTCACCGCCGAGTTCGTCAACAACAACACCGGCGAGATCAAGAGCCAGACGGTCTTCATGGGTGACTTCCCGGTGATGACCGACAAGGGCACCTTCGTCATCAACGGCACCGAGCGTGTCGTGGTGTCCCAGCTGGTCCGCTCGCCCGGCGTCTACTTCGACTCCAACGTCGACAAGGCCACCGACAAGGACGTCTTCAGCACCCGCATCATCCCGAGCCGCGGCGCGTGGCTCGAGTTCGACGTGGACAAGCGCGACACCGTCGGCGTCCGCATCGACCGCA from the Amycolatopsis magusensis genome contains:
- a CDS encoding MCE family protein — protein: MLVRKTKLQLVAFVVIAVLSIVYALFRFTDVGKVFGQGGYTVHLQLNASGGIFSNAEVTYRGYNVGRVGQLSLTERGLQADLDIDPDMPQIPSDLQALVINRSAVGEQFVDLRPKHEDGPFLEQGSVIPADRAVTPVPTDQVLGDLDSLAASVPTDALRTVVDESYDAFTGTGDDLQVLMDTARDFTRAAQENLPETVNLLEQGGKVLETQNDLSGSFASFSGDLNKLSETLKNSDGDLRKLIGVTPQVAQQISEVVQETGPGLGAVVANLLTTSNLLVTRLDGLEQGLVTYPLLSVGAQTVAPDDGTAHLGLALNLFDPPSCTKGYRGVDEFRTGNRPEDLTPRQAKTDAYCAEPKGSPINVRGSQNAPYNGVPVIPTDEELKANANRSEEELAALRGVPGIAGSPGLSLTSLPSLFGLPG
- a CDS encoding MCE family protein, yielding MKSFQQRNPVPIALAGIAVILLGVLAALNSEDLPVIGGGTSYTAEFGEAAGLVADDEVRIAGVKVGAVSDIELAGDKVRVSFKIKDAWLGDKTSAAIKLKTLLGQKYLALDPIGDEVLDPGVAIPRERTASPYDVLDAFRGLSETVDEIDTTQLAKSFDVLSDTFSDTPDDVKGALSGLSELSDTIAKRDDQLAQLLANTKQVSQTLVDRDAEVTKLIADGNLLLDEVAKRKEAISSLLEGTKTLSRELRGLIEDNDAQLDPVLTQLDQLTSMLERNQDSLEAGLREFAPFIRVFTNTIGNGRWFDNYICGLLLPSVGPINEDGCNAK
- a CDS encoding MCE family protein, with the protein product MTDTRFGMNVARWLSVACVLALLVAGGLWWTLKDPGRKHLTAWFPTAIGLYEGNSVRMLGVPMGTVEKVEPLGDRVRVTMEYDRAVAVPAEAQAVIVAPSLVSDRYVQLTPAHTGGPVIEEGATIPLERTAVPLEVDDLYASLSQVSQSLGPNGVNKDGSLSTLLTTLAENFDGNGKALHDTITRLGQASGTLAGNKDDLFATVRNLGDFSTTLANSDGQIRDFERQLADVTGFLADERGNLAETVQQLGPTLEQVQAFVEKNRDKLKSNVDKLASITRTLVDQRGSLAEILDVAPVGLGNLVNTYNASSGTLDARANLNELTQPPVLMVCNLLKQTPDQLDLVGDLCKGLQPVLDGALPLPSVAQVVAAAKKGEAPPLPLPLVDVMSGGAQ
- a CDS encoding MCE family protein encodes the protein MKRTAFAALGAVAAVTLSGCGFTGIYDIPLPGGADLGDHPYTVKVQFRDVLDLIPQAGVKVNEVPVGRVEGIALSPDGWTAEVSLLVNGNVELPSNALANLRQSSLLGEKYVELSPPAEAKAGERLADGMLIPIERTNRNVEVEEVLGALSMLLNGGGVEQLNTITKELNAATEGRAPDLKNLLNNANDLVTSLDEQSGNITRALDGLNRLSSTLNGQRDQIAGALDNLGPGLKTLEEQRGQLVTMLQALNDLSAVATDTVNKSQEDLVANLKALQPTLQKLGEAGSDLPKALELLLTFPFSDAAVDGVKGDYFNLYAKIDLNLNEILANLGRSRQNPLQDILPEDLGLTGGREGVDPNAPPLLPLPTSTPIVGGGVPSAPTGGQAPAPQQSGIGGIFDVLSGGAG